From Pusillibacter faecalis, one genomic window encodes:
- a CDS encoding DUF2974 domain-containing protein — MANLMDYLDWRGDLTLEQSPFNEVDNLILSELSFVDFQEIVPSPGSGKSVELRYAAESFFSRFQEGEKIDMGVLVPDEIPNMLRRMADSRRFGEMRLNCFVDWLDVGKGEQFAALTIETGDGRLYLSFRGTDDTLAGWREDFELACMPEVPAQKKALQYVEEVARQFPRKKLRLGGHSKGGNLAVYAGVFCPAAVQRRIAAVWSNDGPGFHTDLLDLPQHRRIAERIYSIVPKSSVVGMLLEHEEDYTVVDSDQLGFLQHDGFSWQVMGDHFVTLHQVSRQAHLSDQELRKWVHEMPVEQRAKFVDALFSVLGATGAVTLTDLKTDSLKATGAMAKAMAELDKETRDGLLRFLGILFKSNLRMVLEGIQEEKKPLLKRWSLKKKEES, encoded by the coding sequence ATGGCAAATCTGATGGACTATTTGGATTGGAGGGGGGATTTGACCCTGGAACAGTCCCCCTTCAACGAAGTGGATAACCTGATTTTATCAGAGCTGTCCTTTGTGGATTTTCAGGAGATTGTGCCGTCCCCAGGGAGCGGAAAGAGCGTGGAGCTGCGGTATGCGGCAGAGAGCTTTTTTTCCCGCTTTCAGGAGGGAGAGAAGATCGACATGGGCGTGCTGGTGCCCGATGAAATTCCCAATATGCTGCGGCGCATGGCGGACTCCCGCCGGTTTGGAGAGATGCGGCTGAACTGCTTTGTGGACTGGCTGGATGTGGGCAAGGGGGAGCAGTTCGCTGCCTTGACGATTGAGACAGGGGACGGGCGCTTATATCTCTCGTTCCGAGGAACGGATGACACGCTGGCTGGCTGGCGGGAGGATTTTGAGCTGGCCTGTATGCCAGAGGTTCCGGCTCAGAAAAAAGCGCTTCAATATGTGGAGGAGGTAGCCCGGCAGTTTCCCAGGAAAAAGCTCCGGCTGGGGGGACATTCTAAAGGAGGAAATCTGGCAGTGTACGCCGGGGTGTTCTGTCCGGCAGCCGTGCAGAGGCGCATTGCCGCCGTCTGGTCCAATGATGGCCCTGGCTTCCACACGGACCTGCTGGACCTGCCTCAGCACCGCCGTATTGCGGAGCGCATCTATTCTATTGTACCCAAGTCCTCTGTGGTGGGAATGCTGTTGGAGCACGAAGAGGATTACACGGTGGTGGACAGCGATCAGTTGGGTTTTTTGCAGCATGATGGCTTTTCCTGGCAGGTGATGGGCGACCACTTTGTGACGTTGCATCAAGTGAGCCGGCAGGCACATCTGAGTGACCAAGAACTGCGCAAATGGGTCCATGAGATGCCGGTAGAACAGCGGGCAAAATTTGTGGATGCGCTTTTCAGTGTTCTAGGCGCCACTGGCGCGGTGACGCTGACAGACCTCAAAACCGACAGTCTCAAAGCCACCGGCGCCATGGCCAAGGCCATGGCAGAACTGGATAAGGAGACACGGGACGGCCTGCTGCGGTTTCTGGGAATCCTGTTTAAAAGCAATCTGCGCATGGTTTTGGAGGGCATTCAGGAGGAGAAAAAGCCTTTGCTGAAAAGATGGTCGCTGAAAAAGAAAGAGGAATCATAA
- a CDS encoding single-stranded DNA-binding protein produces MTTPSQNEVLLEGTPLASPEWSHENHGTHFYRFFLQVPRLSGTPDILPVLLAEPQASLIEAGIPVRIQGQMRSFNNRSGVGNRLVLTVYGQTIQPGSGESCNHIVLSGSLCKPPIFRRTPLGRSICDLMLAVPRRYGRADYLPVIAWGQLAVQANELQVGDAISLEGRVQSRTYHKITDAGAEERVAYEVSMMHLLAPSSITP; encoded by the coding sequence ATGACAACACCAAGCCAAAATGAAGTGCTGCTGGAGGGAACCCCTCTGGCGTCGCCGGAGTGGTCCCACGAAAATCACGGCACACACTTTTACCGCTTTTTTCTGCAGGTCCCTCGTCTCTCCGGCACGCCGGACATCCTGCCAGTATTATTGGCGGAACCCCAAGCAAGCCTGATCGAGGCGGGCATCCCCGTCCGCATTCAGGGCCAGATGCGCTCGTTCAACAATCGCTCCGGCGTTGGGAATCGCCTGGTCCTGACAGTCTATGGGCAGACCATTCAGCCGGGATCAGGTGAGTCCTGCAATCACATTGTTCTCTCCGGCTCTTTATGCAAGCCTCCCATTTTCCGCCGTACCCCTCTGGGCCGCAGCATCTGTGATCTGATGCTGGCGGTTCCCCGTCGGTATGGCCGGGCTGATTATCTGCCGGTGATTGCCTGGGGACAGCTGGCAGTCCAGGCCAATGAACTGCAGGTAGGCGACGCCATTTCCCTGGAGGGCCGGGTACAGAGCCGTACATATCACAAGATCACCGATGCCGGCGCAGAGGAGCGGGTTGCCTACGAGGTGTCTATGATGCACCTTTTAGCCCCTTCCTCCATCACTCCTTAG
- the argF gene encoding ornithine carbamoyltransferase, producing the protein MEHHTHFLKLLDFTPAEIQQFLATAADLKAKKKAGIPHRYLEGKNVALIFEKTSTRTRCAFEVAAQDLGMGSTYLGPTGSQIGVKESIADTARVLGRMYDGIEYRGFGQTVVEELAEYAGVPVFNGLTNEFHPTQILADFLTIQEHFGRLQGMKLVYLGDARYNMGNSLMVGCAKMGMHFVACAPKAFMPEQSLIETCKAIARETGAVLEFLEDPMMATRGADVLYTDVWVSMGEPVEVWEERIAALGPYQVTKALMDNAGPQCRFMHCLPAYHDHKTEVGREMGERFGRDAMEVTDEVFESDQSIVFDEAENRMHTIKAVMYELMK; encoded by the coding sequence ATGGAACATCACACCCATTTTTTGAAGCTGTTGGATTTTACTCCCGCTGAGATTCAACAATTCCTGGCGACCGCTGCCGATTTGAAGGCCAAGAAAAAGGCTGGTATTCCCCACCGCTATCTGGAGGGAAAGAATGTGGCGCTGATCTTTGAGAAGACCTCCACCCGCACCCGCTGTGCCTTTGAGGTGGCGGCCCAGGATTTAGGGATGGGCAGCACCTATCTGGGCCCCACCGGCAGCCAGATCGGCGTGAAGGAGTCCATCGCGGACACTGCCCGGGTTCTGGGCCGGATGTACGACGGCATTGAGTACCGTGGCTTTGGACAGACAGTCGTGGAAGAACTGGCGGAGTATGCCGGTGTGCCAGTATTTAACGGATTGACCAATGAGTTTCATCCCACCCAGATTCTGGCGGATTTTTTGACCATTCAGGAGCATTTTGGACGCCTGCAAGGCATGAAGCTGGTCTATTTAGGCGATGCCCGCTATAATATGGGCAACAGCCTCATGGTGGGCTGTGCCAAGATGGGGATGCACTTTGTGGCCTGCGCACCTAAGGCATTTATGCCGGAACAGAGCCTGATTGAGACCTGCAAGGCCATCGCCCGGGAGACCGGCGCAGTGCTAGAATTTCTGGAGGACCCCATGATGGCTACCCGCGGTGCGGATGTACTTTATACGGACGTGTGGGTTTCCATGGGAGAGCCGGTGGAGGTCTGGGAAGAGCGGATCGCAGCGCTGGGACCCTATCAGGTGACAAAGGCCCTGATGGACAACGCCGGACCGCAATGCCGTTTCATGCACTGCCTGCCAGCCTATCACGACCACAAGACGGAAGTGGGGCGTGAGATGGGCGAGCGTTTTGGACGGGATGCCATGGAGGTGACTGATGAAGTGTTTGAATCGGATCAGTCCATTGTCTTTGACGAGGCGGAGAATCGGATGCACACGATTAAAGCGGTGATGTATGAGCTCATGAAATAG
- the argB gene encoding acetylglutamate kinase — protein sequence MSSHAQQAKTLVEALPYIQKFTGKTIVVKYGGNAMISEELRRAVMCDIILLSLVGIRVVVVHGGGPEISEMLKRVGHETHFVDGLRYTDETTMDIVQSVLCGKVNKNLVAQLNRLGGRAVGLCGMDGELFQAECLNEKYGLVGRIMEVNPDPVINALSTGYIPVVSTVAQGMDADTAYNINADTAAAKLAEALHAEKLILLTDVRGLLRDPQDEETLIHVVHTYEVPGLVASGVISGGMIPKMECCVDAIAGGVERVHILDGRIPHSILIELLSDEGIGTMLKKEAHSA from the coding sequence ATGTCCTCTCATGCGCAGCAGGCCAAGACTTTGGTGGAGGCTCTGCCCTATATTCAGAAGTTTACTGGAAAGACCATTGTTGTCAAATATGGCGGCAATGCCATGATCTCTGAGGAGTTGCGGCGGGCCGTCATGTGTGACATCATCCTGCTGAGCTTGGTGGGAATCCGGGTAGTGGTGGTTCACGGCGGTGGTCCTGAGATCAGTGAGATGCTCAAAAGGGTGGGGCATGAGACTCATTTTGTGGACGGGCTGCGCTATACAGACGAGACTACCATGGATATTGTGCAGTCCGTGCTGTGCGGCAAGGTCAACAAAAATCTGGTTGCCCAGCTGAACCGGCTGGGTGGTCGGGCCGTGGGACTTTGCGGCATGGATGGAGAGCTGTTCCAGGCGGAATGTCTGAATGAGAAGTACGGGCTGGTGGGCCGGATTATGGAGGTGAACCCGGACCCGGTGATCAACGCCCTCTCCACTGGCTATATTCCGGTGGTGTCCACCGTGGCCCAGGGAATGGATGCCGACACCGCCTATAATATCAACGCCGATACCGCCGCGGCCAAGCTGGCAGAAGCCCTTCATGCGGAGAAGCTGATTTTGCTGACGGATGTGCGGGGCTTGCTGCGGGACCCCCAGGACGAAGAAACGCTGATCCACGTGGTCCATACCTACGAGGTCCCGGGTCTGGTAGCCTCCGGTGTGATCTCAGGCGGCATGATTCCCAAGATGGAGTGCTGCGTGGATGCGATTGCCGGCGGTGTGGAGCGGGTGCATATTTTGGACGGGCGGATTCCCCACTCTATTTTGATTGAGCTGCTCAGCGATGAGGGAATCGGCACCATGCTGAAAAAGGAGGCGCACAGCGCATGA
- a CDS encoding MATE family efflux transporter — translation MEKKHDFTQGPILPALLKFAIPVLLALLLQTMYGAVDLQVVGMFGTAADISAVSTGSQLMQTVTIVVTGLSMGVTVLLGQRIGEGRPEEAGKAVGGGICLFSVVALLMTAILLATAPQLAVLMHAPTDAFSGTVTYLRICSSGALFIVAYNLLGSIFRGLGDSRMPLITVTIACVCNIAGDLLLVGGFGLGVAGAAIATVLAQAVSVVLSLLIIRRRSLPFIMKREDIRFDKTVIGRIVKLGSPVALQDLLVNISFLVIIAIANHMGTIPSAGVGVAEKLCGFVMMVPSAYGQSMTAFVAQNVGASREDRARRVLLYGVLSSLAAGLVMCWGTFFHGDVLTGIFAKDTEVIAAAAEYLKAYAIDCLLTSFLFCFIGYFNGHGRTLFVMAQGMIGALGVRLPMAFLMSRAFPESLFHLGLSTPASTAVQITLCILVFLRSKHRQAESAAT, via the coding sequence ATGGAGAAAAAGCATGATTTTACACAGGGCCCCATCCTGCCGGCCCTGCTGAAATTTGCAATTCCGGTACTGCTGGCGCTGCTGCTCCAGACCATGTACGGCGCGGTGGACCTGCAGGTGGTAGGGATGTTCGGCACAGCCGCAGATATCTCCGCCGTGTCTACAGGTAGCCAACTGATGCAGACAGTGACCATTGTGGTTACAGGGCTTTCCATGGGCGTTACTGTGCTGCTGGGACAGAGAATCGGAGAGGGAAGACCGGAGGAGGCCGGAAAAGCGGTAGGAGGAGGCATTTGCCTTTTTTCAGTAGTGGCACTGCTGATGACCGCCATCCTGCTTGCGACCGCACCGCAGCTTGCTGTGCTGATGCACGCTCCCACAGATGCGTTTTCTGGTACAGTGACCTATCTTCGTATCTGCTCCTCCGGCGCGCTGTTCATCGTGGCCTATAATCTGCTGGGCAGCATTTTTCGGGGGCTGGGAGACTCCAGGATGCCCCTGATCACGGTAACGATTGCCTGTGTGTGCAACATTGCCGGCGATTTGCTGTTGGTGGGCGGCTTTGGACTGGGGGTGGCGGGCGCGGCCATTGCCACAGTGTTAGCCCAGGCGGTGAGTGTGGTGCTGTCACTGCTGATCATCCGCCGCAGATCGTTGCCTTTTATTATGAAGCGAGAAGACATCCGGTTTGACAAGACGGTGATTGGCAGAATCGTGAAACTGGGAAGTCCAGTAGCACTGCAAGATCTGCTGGTGAACATCTCCTTTCTGGTCATTATTGCCATTGCGAATCACATGGGGACTATCCCTTCTGCGGGCGTTGGCGTGGCGGAAAAGCTGTGCGGCTTTGTGATGATGGTGCCCTCTGCCTACGGGCAGTCCATGACGGCTTTTGTTGCACAGAATGTGGGTGCCAGCCGGGAAGACCGGGCGCGGAGGGTTCTGCTGTATGGAGTGCTCTCCTCGCTGGCGGCGGGGCTTGTGATGTGTTGGGGCACCTTTTTCCACGGCGATGTTTTGACGGGAATCTTTGCCAAGGACACGGAGGTGATCGCGGCGGCGGCGGAATACCTGAAGGCCTATGCCATCGACTGCCTGCTGACCAGCTTCCTCTTTTGCTTCATCGGCTATTTCAATGGCCATGGGCGGACACTGTTTGTGATGGCGCAGGGGATGATCGGCGCTTTGGGCGTCCGTCTGCCGATGGCATTTTTGATGAGTCGGGCATTTCCGGAATCGCTGTTTCACCTGGGCCTCTCCACGCCGGCCTCCACTGCCGTTCAGATTACGCTGTGCATACTTGTTTTTTTGCGGAGCAAGCACAGGCAAGCAGAGAGCGCGGCTACCTAG
- the argJ gene encoding bifunctional glutamate N-acetyltransferase/amino-acid acetyltransferase ArgJ: protein MKFIDGGVCAAQGFRAGGIHVGVKTRAAWKKDVALIVSDVECAAAAVFTKNVVKAAPIHVDRRHLADGRARAVIANSGNANACAPNGEENAERMCAAAAAAIGCAPEDVLVSSTGVIGQTLNVQVIENGIPELCRTLVHSAEGSDAAAHAIMTTDTVKKEAAVETSIGGKIVRIGGIAKGSGMIHPNMGTMLCFLTTDCDISSEMIREALLEVTRVSFNRISVDGDTSTNDTCLVLANGLAGNPSITSQGADYDAFLEALRALCVEMARRIAADGEGAKHMITCTVEGATDEAQAERIAKSVISSTLTKAAIFGADANWGRVLCAMGYSGEAFDPDKVDVSFISAAGSVAVCAQGRGLDFDEEAAKRILTEHDVTIAVAMGEGNGACTCWGCDITYDYIKINGDYRT, encoded by the coding sequence ATGAAATTCATTGACGGGGGCGTGTGCGCCGCCCAGGGCTTCCGGGCGGGAGGCATCCATGTGGGGGTCAAGACCCGCGCCGCGTGGAAGAAGGACGTGGCCCTCATTGTCTCCGACGTGGAGTGTGCCGCAGCCGCGGTGTTCACAAAGAATGTCGTCAAGGCGGCGCCTATCCATGTGGATCGGCGGCATCTTGCGGATGGCAGAGCCCGGGCGGTGATTGCCAACAGCGGGAATGCCAACGCTTGTGCTCCCAATGGCGAGGAAAACGCGGAGCGGATGTGCGCGGCGGCGGCGGCCGCCATCGGCTGCGCGCCGGAGGACGTGCTAGTGTCTTCCACTGGCGTTATCGGTCAGACGCTGAACGTCCAGGTGATTGAAAACGGCATACCGGAGCTCTGCAGGACTCTGGTTCACTCTGCAGAGGGGAGCGATGCGGCAGCCCACGCCATCATGACCACCGACACGGTGAAAAAGGAGGCGGCGGTGGAAACTAGCATCGGTGGAAAGATTGTCCGTATCGGCGGCATTGCCAAGGGGAGCGGCATGATTCATCCTAATATGGGTACAATGTTGTGCTTTTTGACCACTGATTGCGACATTTCTTCAGAGATGATTCGGGAAGCACTGTTGGAGGTCACTCGAGTCAGCTTCAACCGCATCAGCGTGGACGGGGACACCTCCACCAACGACACCTGCCTGGTGCTGGCCAACGGCCTTGCCGGAAACCCCTCCATCACCAGTCAGGGAGCGGATTACGATGCCTTCCTGGAGGCGCTTCGGGCCTTGTGCGTGGAAATGGCCCGCCGGATCGCCGCCGACGGCGAGGGTGCCAAGCATATGATCACCTGCACCGTGGAGGGCGCAACTGACGAGGCGCAGGCGGAGCGGATTGCAAAGTCGGTGATCTCCTCCACCCTGACCAAGGCCGCCATTTTTGGCGCCGACGCCAATTGGGGCCGGGTCCTCTGTGCAATGGGCTATTCCGGAGAGGCCTTTGATCCGGACAAGGTGGACGTATCCTTTATCAGTGCGGCGGGCAGCGTTGCCGTCTGTGCCCAGGGACGGGGGCTGGACTTTGACGAAGAGGCCGCCAAGCGAATCCTGACGGAACACGATGTGACGATTGCCGTCGCCATGGGTGAGGGAAACGGTGCATGCACCTGCTGGGGCTGCGACATCACCTATGATTATATCAAGATCAATGGAGATTACCGGACTTAA
- a CDS encoding HD domain-containing protein: MEELLWKHGRDILTSPGMERERSIPQHGYVNCFDHSVAVALLSVWIAARLGLHIDMRSLVRGALLHDYFLYNWRVPDPAHRLHGFCHGRLAMENAERDFGLNPVEADIIRRHMFPLTPIPPCYWESAVVCCADKLCAMREMASGLRLWLLRGLPGKVR, translated from the coding sequence ATGGAGGAGCTGTTATGGAAGCATGGAAGAGACATTCTGACCTCCCCGGGGATGGAAAGAGAGCGGAGTATCCCGCAGCATGGCTATGTAAACTGCTTTGACCACTCTGTGGCAGTGGCGCTCCTGAGCGTTTGGATTGCTGCGCGGCTGGGGCTGCATATAGATATGCGAAGCCTGGTCCGCGGGGCCCTGCTTCACGACTATTTTCTCTATAACTGGCGGGTGCCTGATCCGGCGCACCGGCTGCACGGTTTTTGTCATGGCCGGCTGGCGATGGAGAATGCGGAGCGGGATTTTGGACTCAACCCGGTGGAGGCGGATATTATCCGGCGGCATATGTTTCCGCTGACTCCAATACCGCCCTGCTATTGGGAAAGTGCGGTGGTCTGCTGTGCGGATAAGCTCTGCGCTATGCGGGAGATGGCCAGCGGCCTGCGGCTATGGCTACTGCGGGGGCTGCCGGGAAAGGTCAGATAA
- a CDS encoding TrpB-like pyridoxal phosphate-dependent enzyme, protein MENKNIPYKIYLSEDEMPKTWYNVRADMSHKPAPLVNPGTGAPMGFEDLRPVFCDELIRQELDNDTREIPIPQEIRNFYKMYRPSPLVRAYCLEEKLQTPAKIYYKFEGNNTSGSHKLNSAIAQAYYAKAQGLKGVTTETGAGQWGTALSMACAYLNLDCQVYMVKVSYEQKPFRREVMRTYGASVTPSPSELTSVGRAILKEHPGTTGSLGCAISEAVEAAASQDGYRYVLGSVLNQVLLHQSVIGLEAKVALDKYGVVPDIIIGCAGGGSNLGGLISPFMGQQLRGERNYRFIAVEPASCPSFTRGKFAYDFCDTGKVCPLAKMYTLGSGFIPSANHAGGLRYHGMSPVLSQLYHDGYLEARAVEQTKVFEAAEQFARVEGILPAPESSHAIRVAIDEALKCKETGEEKTILFGLTGTGYFDMVAYEKFHNGEMTDYIPSDEELAASFAQLPQL, encoded by the coding sequence ATGGAAAACAAGAACATCCCCTACAAGATCTATCTCTCCGAGGACGAGATGCCGAAGACCTGGTACAATGTGCGGGCTGACATGAGTCATAAGCCCGCTCCCCTGGTGAATCCAGGCACCGGAGCACCCATGGGCTTTGAAGACCTGCGCCCTGTGTTCTGCGACGAGTTGATCCGCCAGGAGCTGGACAACGACACCCGGGAAATTCCCATTCCCCAGGAAATCCGGAACTTCTACAAGATGTATCGCCCCTCACCCCTGGTCCGGGCCTACTGCCTGGAGGAAAAGCTGCAGACCCCTGCGAAAATCTACTATAAGTTCGAGGGCAACAACACCTCTGGCTCCCACAAGCTGAACTCTGCTATCGCCCAGGCATATTATGCCAAGGCACAGGGTCTCAAGGGCGTCACCACGGAGACTGGCGCCGGACAGTGGGGCACGGCTCTCTCCATGGCCTGTGCGTATCTGAATCTGGACTGCCAGGTATACATGGTCAAGGTCAGCTATGAGCAAAAACCCTTCCGCCGGGAAGTTATGCGGACCTATGGCGCCTCCGTGACCCCCTCTCCCTCCGAGCTCACCAGCGTTGGCCGCGCCATCTTAAAAGAGCATCCCGGTACCACCGGCTCCCTAGGCTGTGCCATCTCCGAGGCAGTGGAGGCCGCCGCCAGCCAAGACGGTTATCGTTATGTACTGGGGAGCGTGCTCAACCAAGTCCTGCTGCACCAGTCCGTCATTGGTCTGGAGGCCAAGGTCGCGCTGGATAAGTACGGCGTAGTGCCAGATATCATTATCGGCTGCGCCGGCGGCGGCAGCAACTTGGGCGGTCTGATCTCCCCTTTCATGGGCCAGCAGCTCCGGGGAGAGCGGAACTACCGCTTCATCGCGGTGGAACCCGCCTCCTGCCCCAGCTTTACCCGGGGAAAGTTCGCCTACGACTTCTGCGACACCGGCAAGGTCTGCCCTCTGGCCAAGATGTACACCCTGGGCAGCGGTTTCATTCCCTCTGCCAACCATGCCGGAGGCCTGCGTTATCATGGCATGAGCCCGGTTCTCTCCCAGCTCTACCACGATGGGTACCTGGAGGCCCGTGCTGTGGAGCAGACCAAGGTCTTTGAGGCGGCTGAGCAGTTTGCCCGGGTAGAGGGCATCCTTCCCGCCCCTGAGTCCAGCCATGCCATCCGGGTGGCCATCGACGAGGCCCTGAAATGCAAGGAGACCGGCGAGGAGAAAACCATTCTCTTCGGTCTGACCGGCACCGGCTATTTTGATATGGTGGCATATGAGAAGTTCCACAATGGCGAGATGACCGACTACATTCCCAGCGACGAGGAACTAGCAGCCAGTTTCGCGCAGCTGCCCCAGCTGTAA
- a CDS encoding aspartate aminotransferase family protein: MTSQEIRTLTDQYMMHTYGRFPVAIDHGEGARLYDPEGREYIDFTSGIGVSDMGYGYQPWVDAIAKQSNKLGHISNLFYTEPPAKLAQTLCQRTGMSCAFFANGGGEANEGMIKLARKYSFDKYGKGRATIITLNNSFHGRTITTLVATGQEVFHNYFFPFTEGFRYADANSLESLKAEAGEDVCAVMVELVQGEGGVLPLDQDYVQAVARLCRERDWLLLVDEVQTGVGRTGTLFAFQQYGVTPDVVSFAKGIAGGLPMSGILANEKCRDVLGPGMHATTFGGNPVCAAAGLVVQNTLTDAFLEDVQAKGTYLQNQIESMGLPCFGKTRGMGLMIGIEVRDGYTNKEIAARLIEHGLLVLTAGPGMRLLPPLVITKEEMDRGLAIMRETLG, encoded by the coding sequence ATGACCAGTCAGGAAATCAGAACTTTGACAGATCAGTATATGATGCATACCTACGGCCGCTTTCCGGTGGCCATTGACCACGGGGAGGGTGCGCGGCTCTACGACCCGGAGGGCCGGGAGTACATCGACTTCACCAGCGGGATTGGCGTCTCAGATATGGGATATGGCTATCAGCCCTGGGTAGACGCAATTGCAAAACAGTCCAATAAATTAGGCCATATCTCTAATTTATTCTACACAGAACCTCCGGCCAAGCTGGCGCAGACTCTGTGCCAGCGTACTGGTATGAGCTGTGCGTTTTTTGCAAACGGCGGCGGAGAGGCCAACGAGGGTATGATCAAGCTGGCAAGAAAGTACAGTTTTGACAAGTATGGCAAAGGCCGTGCCACCATCATCACCCTGAACAACTCCTTTCACGGCCGCACCATCACCACCCTGGTGGCCACGGGCCAGGAGGTCTTTCACAACTATTTCTTTCCTTTTACAGAGGGATTCCGCTATGCCGACGCCAACAGCCTGGAGTCTTTGAAAGCCGAGGCCGGGGAAGATGTGTGCGCGGTGATGGTGGAGCTTGTCCAGGGGGAGGGCGGCGTGCTGCCCTTGGACCAGGACTACGTGCAGGCAGTTGCAAGGCTTTGCCGGGAGCGGGACTGGCTGCTGCTGGTGGACGAAGTGCAGACCGGCGTCGGCCGGACAGGAACGCTGTTTGCCTTCCAACAGTATGGTGTAACACCAGATGTGGTGTCCTTTGCCAAGGGCATTGCCGGGGGACTGCCCATGAGCGGCATCCTGGCAAACGAAAAGTGCCGGGACGTATTAGGCCCCGGGATGCACGCCACCACCTTCGGCGGAAATCCTGTGTGTGCCGCAGCGGGTCTCGTGGTACAAAACACGCTGACAGATGCCTTTTTAGAGGATGTCCAGGCCAAGGGCACATATTTGCAAAACCAGATTGAGTCCATGGGACTGCCCTGCTTTGGGAAGACCCGGGGCATGGGACTGATGATCGGCATCGAGGTCCGGGACGGATATACCAATAAGGAGATCGCCGCCAGGCTCATTGAGCATGGGCTGCTGGTGCTGACCGCCGGTCCCGGCATGCGCCTGCTGCCGCCGCTGGTGATCACCAAGGAGGAAATGGACCGAGGCCTGGCCATCATGAGGGAAACCCTGGGCTGA